GGCATTTAGGAGAAAGGTGAATTTCATCACACATATATAAACTATTATTCTCGCCACTTCTATTAACAGTTAATCCATAAACATCTATAAAAGAAGATCCTCGAGATAGAACTTCCTTTTTAAGAATAGAATTATATATTTTTACCAACTCTATTCTTTTCATATCTAAATCATCATTAATATTGTTTTTTAAACTTGGAGCAGGTACACCAAAATAATATCTTTTCGAGCAGATTGGAGCAAGGGAGTTTTCCATATAATTCAAATATCCATTAATAGTTGTCTTACATACTTCTAACATATCTTTATTATATTTAATAGAAAAAGGAAGAATGCCTTCTTCTTTTCTACAATCAATCTCACCAAAAGAAATTAGTAATTCATTACTATACATGTGATTCTTAATTTGTTCAGTAAAAGAAGCCTTCCAAATATTATTATCTTTATTACAAAAATGCCAAGCCTTTGCACCTCTTATATATATAGGTATTAATCTTCTTTTTTCTGATTTTAGTTTCCCAACCTGATGAGAAAAAGACATACAATGACTATCTCCTATATGCGCTAAAGTCGAATAATTAGATGATTCAAAATTTTCTTTCAGCTCTAACCCTAATTTAATAATAAAATTATCTTTATTAAAAGGATTATCCTTATTATATATTGCCTTAGTAGAATTAATAATTTGATCAAATAGGTCAAAACTTCCAGCTATAATTGAATTAATATATAATTGTCCTAAAACGATTAGCTTATCATCTGTATTAGTATTTTTAAGCTTTAAAATATATTTTAATCTATTAGATGAATTTTGATAATCTCCTTTCTCTTGAAATAAATAAGCCAAGTGTAAATGAGCTTCTACGAAATCAGGCTTAAGTTCAATTGCTTTTCTGATGGATTCTTCTGCTTCTTGTAATTTACCAAGAGCTCTCAATATATTTCCTAGATTATAATGAGCACCAACAAAATCAGGTCTAAGTTCAATTGCATTACGCGTTGTGATTTCTGCTTCTTTGAATTTTCCAAGACTTTTCAAGATATCTCCATAATTAGAAAATACTCTTGGATCTTTATATCCTTGACTTATAAAATTTTTATAAGATTTTATAGCTTCAGAAATGTTTCCTTGCGAGTGAAATATAAATGCCTGATTAAGGATTTTTTCTTTATAAGATTTAGAGGAAATGTTGTTAGTTATAACTTCTTTAATTTCTCCTGAAGCTAATGGAACTGTAAATATTTTTAGCTCACTAATATTAATTTCAAGGTACTCACTATTTTCAGATTCCTGCATCTCTCTCTTATCCGAAGTATAAAAAATTTATTTTATCCCTTTAACTACGAAAAATTC
The sequence above is drawn from the Prochlorococcus marinus XMU1408 genome and encodes:
- a CDS encoding tetratricopeptide repeat protein, with the translated sequence MQESENSEYLEINISELKIFTVPLASGEIKEVITNNISSKSYKEKILNQAFIFHSQGNISEAIKSYKNFISQGYKDPRVFSNYGDILKSLGKFKEAEITTRNAIELRPDFVGAHYNLGNILRALGKLQEAEESIRKAIELKPDFVEAHLHLAYLFQEKGDYQNSSNRLKYILKLKNTNTDDKLIVLGQLYINSIIAGSFDLFDQIINSTKAIYNKDNPFNKDNFIIKLGLELKENFESSNYSTLAHIGDSHCMSFSHQVGKLKSEKRRLIPIYIRGAKAWHFCNKDNNIWKASFTEQIKNHMYSNELLISFGEIDCRKEEGILPFSIKYNKDMLEVCKTTINGYLNYMENSLAPICSKRYYFGVPAPSLKNNINDDLDMKRIELVKIYNSILKKEVLSRGSSFIDVYGLTVNRSGENNSLYMCDEIHLSPKCLNILLDKYLFES